Proteins co-encoded in one Arachis hypogaea cultivar Tifrunner chromosome 11, arahy.Tifrunner.gnm2.J5K5, whole genome shotgun sequence genomic window:
- the LOC112722308 gene encoding ABC transporter F family member 4, with protein sequence MVRKKAEDAGPSAKTKASSKDAPKKEKISISAMLASMDEKPDKPKKPSSTKPKVKAAPKPSAYTDGIDLPPSDEDEDEAILEEEEEENASKRHQRSELKTLEVSTTDKELKKREKKDILAAHAVEQAKKEALKDDHDAFTVVIGSRTSVLNGDDDADANVKDITIENFSVSARGKELLKNASVKISHGKRYGLVGPNGKGKSTLLKLLAWRKIPVPKNIDVLLVEQEVVGDDKTALEAVVSANEELVKVRQEVASLQNATSSEGSVDKDNNDEEDDAGEKLAELYEKLQLMGSDAAEAQASKILAGLGFTKDMQGRPTKSFSGGWRMRISLARALFVQPTLLLLDEPTNHLDLRAVLWLEEYLCRWKKTLVVVSHDRDFLNTVCTEIIHLHDLKLHFYRGNFDDFESGYEQRRKEMNKKYEIYDKQLKAAKRSGNRAQQEKVKDRAKFVAAKEASKAKGKGKGKVDEDEAPPEVPQKWRDYSVEFHFPEPTELTPPLLQLIEVSFSYPNREDFRLSNVDVGIDMGTRVAIVGPNGAGKSTLLNLLAGDLVPTEGEVRRSQKLRIGRYSQHFVDLLTMDETPVQYLLRLHPDQEGLSKQEAVRAKLGKFGLPSHNHLTPIAKLSGGQKARVVFTSISMSRPHILLLDEPTNHLDMQSIDALADALDEFTGGVVLVSHDSRLISRVCEDEERSQIWVVEDGTVRTSVGTFDDYKTELMKEIKAEVDD encoded by the coding sequence ATGGTTAGAAAAAAGGCAGAGGATGCAGGCCCATCTGCAAAGACTAAGGCAAGTAGCAAAGATGCCcctaagaaagaaaaaatttccATATCTGCCATGCTGGCCAGCATGGATGAAAAGCCTGATAAACCCAAAAAGCCCTCTTCCACTAAGCCCAAGGTAAAAGCCGCTCCAAAACCTTCTGCATATACTGATGGTATTGATCTTCCTCCATCTgacgaagatgaagatgaagctatcttggaggaggaggaggaagagaatgCCTCCAAACGGCATCAGAGGAGTGAGTTGAAGACACTTGAAGTATCAACCACAGACAAAGAGCTGAAGAAGCGTGAGAAGAAAGATATTTTAGCGGCTCATGCTGTTGAGCAGGCAAAGAAGGAAGCTCTTAAGGATGACCACGATGCTTTCACGGTGGTCATTGGAAGTCGGACTTCAGTGCTTAATGGAGATGATGATGCCGATGCTAATGTCAAAGatataacaatagaaaatttCTCGGTGTCTGCTCGGGGTAAAGAACTTCTGAAGAATGCGTCAGTGAAGATATCTCATGGGAAGAGGTATGGTTTGGTTGGACCCAATGGAAAGGGGAAGTCCACACTATTGAAGCTTCTTGCTTGGAGGAAGATACCGGTACCTAAGAATATTGATGTCCTTCTGGTTGAACAGGAGGTAGTTGGTGATGATAAAACAGCACTTGAAGCTGTTGTTTCAGCTAATGAAGAACTGGTTAAAGTTCGACAAGAAGTTGCTTCTTTGCAAAATGCAACTTCTTCGGAAGGAAGTGTTGACAAAGATAATaatgatgaggaagatgatgCAGGAGAGAAGCTAGCAGAGCTGTACGAGAAACTACAGCTGATGGGTTCTGATGCTGCTGAAGCTCAAGCATCAAAGATTTTAGCAGGTTTGGGTTTCACGAAGGATATGCAGGGCCGGCCAACAAAATCTTTTAGTGGTGGATGGAGAATGAGGATTTCTTTAGCTCGAGCACTTTTTGTGCAGCCAACTTTATTATTGCTTGATGAACCCACAAATCACCTTGACTTGAGGGCTGTTCTCTGGTTGGAAGAGTACCTGTGCCGTTGGAAGAAGACTTTGGTTGTTGTCTCACACGATAGGGATTTCCTCAATACAGTTTGCACTGAGATTATTCATCTTCATGACTTGAAACTCCATTTCTATCGTGGAAACTTTGATGACTTTGAGAGTGGGTATGAACAGCGTCGTAAAGAGATGAACAAGAAGTATGAGATTTATGACAAGCAACTGAAAGCTGCAAAAAGGAGTGGTAACCGAGCTCAGCAAGAAAAGGTGAAGGACCGAGCGAAGTTTGTGGCAGCCAAAGAAGCATCTAAAGCCAAGGGCAAAGGCAAGGGCAAGGTTGATGAAGATGAGGCCCCACCAGAGGTTCCACAGAAGTGGAGGGACTACAGTGTCGAGTTTCACTTTCCTGAACCTACCGAGCTCACACCTCCACTTCTTCAGCTTATTGAAGTGAGCTTCAGTTATCCGAACCGTGAGGATTTCAGACTGTCAAATGTTGATGTTGGCATTGATATGGGAACTCGTGTTGCCATTGTTGGGCCTAATGGAGCTGGAAAATCTACACTACTGAACCTTCTGGCTGGTGATTTGGTTCCAACTGAGGGTGAAGTTAGGAGGAGTCAGAAGTTGCGGATAGGAAGATACTCGCAACACTTTGTAGACCTTCTAACTATGGACGAAACCCCGGTTCAGTATCTTCTTCGTCTCCATCCTGATCAGGAGGGACTTAGCAAGCAAGAGGCTGTCCGCGCAAAACTCGGAAAGTTTGGGCTACCTAGTCATAACCATCTCACCCCTATTGCCAAACTATCAGGAGGGCAGAAAGCTAGGGTGGTCTTCACCTCAATATCGATGTCAAGACCCCATATTTTGTTGTTGGATGAACCCACTAATCATCTGGACATGCAAAGTATTGATGCATTGGCCGATGCACTAGACGAGTTCACTGGTGGAGTTGTTCTTGTTAGTCATGACTCGAGATTGATATCGCGTGTATGTGAGGATGAAGAGAGGAGTCAAATCTGGGTTGTCGAGGATGGTACTGTCAGGACTTCGGTTGGAACATTTGACGATTACAAAACCGAGTTGATGAAAGAAATCAAAGCTGAAGTTGATGATTGA